Genomic DNA from Salinibacter pepae:
GACGTGCAGGTCTCCCCCGACGACTACGCCGGCCTGCCCGGACGACCGGCCCACACCGGCACCGTGCAGCTCCGGCACATGGCCCTGCCGTTTGGACTCACCGCCAACGTGCAGGGGACGCTCCGCGGCCGCGCCGGCTACGCCGACCGCAACGGCAACGGCATCGTCGATGTCGACCGCGAATACGTGGAGGCCCGCACGCGCTGGGACGCCACGCTCTCCAAGACCGTCCGAAACACCTACACGCTGCGGGCCGGCGGCGAAAACCTCCTCGGCTACACCAACCCGCGCCGCGTCCCCTCCATCCCGGGGCGGCAGTGGTTCGTATCGCTCCAGGCCCAGTTTTAAGCAATTACGCACTACGCAACACGCAATACGCACTACGAGAATGAGCATTCTCTTTCACAGTCGACGACTGCACCACACCATGCGACGCATCTCCTCCCTTCTTTCGATTCTACTTCTCGGCGGCGCCCTCGCCCTCACCGGCTGCGACAGCACCGGCGTGTCCGGCGGCGACGGAGGAAACGACGCCCCCCTCACCATGACCCGTGTCGAGAACCTCCCTGGCGACCCCGACACCACCGGCAGCGGGGGGTACCCACAGGGGCACAACCGGTTTGCCTTCTTCAGTCTTCGGGACAGCTCTGTCGTCCTGCACTCCGACGAGAAGGCCCGCACTGATTCGGCCTCCACCACGTGGGACCTCGCCTTCCGGGGCACCGACATTATTGTGAACGGCGGCCCGAACGGTCCCGGACAAGGCGCAGCCCACGTCGCCGAGAACGCCTTTCAGGAGGTCTCCGAGGTGACTCCCGATAGCCTCACCCATCACGCCGTAGAGGACTGGTACAACTACAACGAAAACGGCAACCACGTCGTCCGCCCAACGCCGGGCCACACCATCGTCGTCCGTACCGCCGATGGGGACTCGTACGCCAAGCTCCGCATCCTCAGCTACTACGAGGGCGCCCCCGACAATCCGGCCGAGAGCGGCGCCGAGTCGCGCTACTACACGTTCGAGTACGTCCTTCAGGACGACGGCACGAGCTTCGAGTGACGCGTGACACGTGCGACTTGAATCCTGAATCGAGGACGTGGCACAGGCTCACTGACGGCAGCGCCACTCTCCTCACGCATCACCGCTCACGCACCCCGCCCCCCCATGTCTCGACTCCTCCTCAGCCTCCTTGCCGGCGCACTTTTCCTCGCGCCTCCCGCCGACGGCCAATCCCCCGCCGACCCCAGCCGCATCGTCACGCTCGGCGGCTCCGTTACCGAGATCGTGTACGCGCTGGGAGCCGGCGACCAGGTCGTGGGGGTCGACGCGTCGAGCGTCTACCCGGACGCGGCCACCGAGACCCCCAGCGTGGGCTACTTCCGACAGGTGCCCGCAGAGGGCGTCCTCTCGCTCGACCCGTCGCTGATTTTGGCGCTGGACGGCACCGGGCCGCCCGCCGTCCTCGACCAGTTTCGGAGTGCGGGCGTCCGCACTGTGCTGGTGCCTGACACGTCGAGCGTCGCAGGGGCGAAGCAGAAGATTCGGCGGATCGCCGGGCTGCTCGGGCGCGAGGCGAGGGCCGACTCGCTGATCCGGAACATGGAGGAGGACCTGGAGGCGGCCCGCGCGCTCCGTCGGCGGGCCGAGTCGACGCCGGAGGTGCTCTTCATCTACGCCCGGGGCAGCGGGTCGATGAGCGTAGCGGGCCAGGGGAGCTCGGCGGAGGCGATGATCGAGCTGGCCGGGGGCGAAAACGCCATCACCGGCTTCGACGGCTTCAAGCCGATGTCCGCCGAGGCGGTGGTGGGCGCCGAGCCGGACGTGATTCTCATGCTCACGCGGGGGCTGGAGAGCATCGGCGGCGTGGAGGGGCTGATGGAGCAGCCGGGCATTCCGCTTACGCCCGCCGGCGAGAACCGACGCGTGGTGGCGATGGACGACCTGCTTCTGCTCGGGTTTGGCCCCCGGCTCGGAACGGCGGTGAAGGGGCTCACGGAGAAGCTGCACCCCGCCCTGGAGTCGGCCGCGCCTTCGTCGTCTGCATCCCAACAGTAGCGCGGCATGGATTTCTCCGCGGTTACGACGGATTCTGGGACGGACACGCGCACCGATGCGCGGGAGGGCCCTCGCCCGTCCGGCGCCGCGTCGTCGAGACGGGCCCGGCAGCGGGGCCGTGCGTGGCGGATGTTGACGGGCCTCGTCGCGCTGCTGCTCGGGGCCATCGCGGCGGGCCTGGCCGTGGGGGCCGTGGCTATTTCGCCGGGGCAGGTGCTGGCCATCCTTGGCGACCAGGTCGGCCTCGCGCTGCCGTGGTCCTACGAGCACCGACAGGCCCTCGTGCTCACGGCCATCCGGCTGCCGCGGGTCCTGCTGGGGGTGGGCGTGGGCGGCGGGCTTGCCGTGAGCGGGGCGGTGATGCAGGGCCTCTTCCGCAACCCGCTGGCGGACCCGAGCCTCATCGGGGTGTCGAGCGGGGCCGCGCTGGCGGCGGTGGTCACGATCGTGCTGGGGAGCACGCTGTTCGGCGCCTGGGGCAACACCCTGGGGGCCGTGCTGCTGCCGGCGGCGGCCTTCGTAGGGGGGGTGGGGGCCACGGTGGTCGTCTACCGCCTCGGCACGCGGAACGGGCAGACCTCCGTGGCGACCATGCTCCTGGCGGGCATCGCCATCAACGCGCTGGCCGGGGCGGGGACCGGCCTCATGACGTTCATCGCGGACGACGACCAGCTCCGCGACCTCACGTTCTGGACGCTGGGCAGCCTCGGCGGGGCCACCTGGACGCAGCTCGCCGTCGTGGGGCCGTGCCTCCTCGGCGGCATGATTGCGGCGCCCTTCCTGGCACGCCCGCTCAACGCCCTGCTGCTGGGGGAAGGGGAGGCCTACCACCTCGGCATCAACATCGAGCGGACGAAGAAACTCGTCGTCACGCTGGCGGCCCTCGTGGTGGGCGCCGCCGTGGCGGTGAGCGGCGTCATCGGCTTCATCGGGCTCGTGGTGCCGCACCTGCTGCGCCTGG
This window encodes:
- a CDS encoding HmuY family protein yields the protein MSILFHSRRLHHTMRRISSLLSILLLGGALALTGCDSTGVSGGDGGNDAPLTMTRVENLPGDPDTTGSGGYPQGHNRFAFFSLRDSSVVLHSDEKARTDSASTTWDLAFRGTDIIVNGGPNGPGQGAAHVAENAFQEVSEVTPDSLTHHAVEDWYNYNENGNHVVRPTPGHTIVVRTADGDSYAKLRILSYYEGAPDNPAESGAESRYYTFEYVLQDDGTSFE
- a CDS encoding heme/hemin ABC transporter substrate-binding protein encodes the protein MSRLLLSLLAGALFLAPPADGQSPADPSRIVTLGGSVTEIVYALGAGDQVVGVDASSVYPDAATETPSVGYFRQVPAEGVLSLDPSLILALDGTGPPAVLDQFRSAGVRTVLVPDTSSVAGAKQKIRRIAGLLGREARADSLIRNMEEDLEAARALRRRAESTPEVLFIYARGSGSMSVAGQGSSAEAMIELAGGENAITGFDGFKPMSAEAVVGAEPDVILMLTRGLESIGGVEGLMEQPGIPLTPAGENRRVVAMDDLLLLGFGPRLGTAVKGLTEKLHPALESAAPSSSASQQ
- a CDS encoding FecCD family ABC transporter permease; the encoded protein is MDFSAVTTDSGTDTRTDAREGPRPSGAASSRRARQRGRAWRMLTGLVALLLGAIAAGLAVGAVAISPGQVLAILGDQVGLALPWSYEHRQALVLTAIRLPRVLLGVGVGGGLAVSGAVMQGLFRNPLADPSLIGVSSGAALAAVVTIVLGSTLFGAWGNTLGAVLLPAAAFVGGVGATVVVYRLGTRNGQTSVATMLLAGIAINALAGAGTGLMTFIADDDQLRDLTFWTLGSLGGATWTQLAVVGPCLLGGMIAAPFLARPLNALLLGEGEAYHLGINIERTKKLVVTLAALVVGAAVAVSGVIGFIGLVVPHLLRLAVGPDHRVLIPGSALLGGALLLGADVLARTIVAPAELPIGIVTALVGAPFFLWLLLRDRTRGAGYSF